A segment of the Desulfofundulus kuznetsovii DSM 6115 genome:
ACAACATCAACACCGCGCATGGCCAGGTCCCTCAAGACGCCAACACCTGTGGCCCCCCCGCCGACAACCGCCACCTGGGCGCGTTCCCTTTTGATCATAATAATTCCTCCTGCCCCTCGGTATCCTCAAAAAAGGCAAGCCGCACCACAGCGGGTGAACTTTCTCGTCCACCCGTAGCTGCAAGTGCGGCTCTGTCTCCAAAATCACAAGCCTGTTGTCCAATTTTTTAAGGTTCCATACCCTTTTGCCCCATGCAAAACGGCAACAATTCTGAGCCGCCCCAGGCTGCAAAAAGGTTCACTGTTCGCTCTCGGCCCAATCCATAGCCCTGGTCACAGCAAGCTTCCAACCCCGGTATAAGCGTTCCCGCTGCTCCTCGGACATCGCCGGTTCGAAACGCCTGTCCAGTTGATAACCGGCAGCCAGTTCTTCTTTGCCGGACCAGAAGCCTACGGCCAACCCGGCCAGGTTGGCAGCACCTCTCGCTGTTGTCTCTATAACTGCCGGCCTTTCCACGGGTACCCCCAGAATGTCGGCCTGGAACTGCATAAGGAGGTTGTTGGCTACCGCGCCACCGTCCACCTTTAAGGCCTGGAGTTTGATACCGGAATCGACCTCCATAGCCTCCAGAACGTCCCTGGTCTGGTAAGCCAGAGAATCCAGGGTCGCCCGTATAATATGCGCCTTGGTGGTACCCCGGGTCAGCCCCACAATGATCCCCCGGGCTTTCATGTCCCAGTAGGGGGCGCCCAGGCCTACAAAAGCCGGCACCAGGTAAACGCCGCCGGTATCCTCCACCTTGCCTGCAAAATACTCGGAGTCTGCTGCCGATTCGATCACGCGAAGGCCGTCCCTCAGCCACTGAATGGCAGCCCCTGCAATAAAGATGCTCCCCTCCAGGGCGTACTCCACCTTGCCGTCCAGTCCCCAGGCTATAGTGGTCAGCAGTCCGTTTTTGGATTCAAAAAGGTCCGCCCCAGTATTCATCAACATGAAGCACCCGGTCCCGTAGGTATTCTTCGCCATACCCGGCTCAAAGCAAGCCTGTCCAAATAAAGCGGCCTGCTGGTCACCGGCCACCCCGGCAATGGGAATGCTGTAACCCAGAAATTGATCGGGATCCGTTACGCCGTATACACAGCTGGAGGGTTTCACCTCGGGCAGCATGGAAACCGGTATGCCGAGTTCCTTAAGAATCTCTTCATCCCAGCAAAGATCTCTGATGTTGTACATTAAAGTACGGGAAGCATTGGAATAATCGGTAACGTGCACCCGTCCCCCGGTCAACTTCCAGATGAGCCAGGTGTCCATGGTACCAAAAAGCAGCTCGCCCCGCCCGGCTTTTTCCCTGGCACCGGGAACGTTATCCAAAATCCATTTGACCTTAGTGCCTGAAAAATAGGCGTCGATAACCAACCCGGTCCGGTAGCGTATCTCCGCATCCAGCCCCCTCGCTTTCAATTCATCGCAGATTCCGGCAGTCCGGCGGCACTGCCAGACAATGGCGTTATATATGGGCTGGCCGGTGTTCTTGTCCCACACTACAGTTGTCTCCCGCTGGTTGGTAATGCCAATAGCCGCTATCTCTTCAGGGTTAATATTGGTTTTGGCCACCAGTTCGGCTATGACACCGTACTGGGTGCTCCAGATTTCCTGGGCATCGTGTTCCACCCAGCCGGGTTTTGGGTAATACTGGGTGAACTCTTTCTGGGCTACCCCCCTTATATTATTGTATTTATCAAACAGGATAGCACGACAACTGGTAGTACCCTGGTCCAGGGCGAGAACATATTTTTTTTGCATCAAACAGCCTCTCCTTTCAAGCAACCGCATTTTCCTCTTCAACGACTTCTTCTTGAATCTCTAAACTGGAAGCCTTCAAAGCCAGGTACGGTGCAATAAATTTCTCGTAGACGAACCCACCTGCCAGAGCACCTGCAATCGGCCCCAGGATGGGCACCCAGAAATAGTTGCCGGGAGCGGGGAGCGCTACATTACCCCACCCGGCCAGGAAGGCAAAGAGCTTGGGTCCGAAATCCCGGGCCGGGTTCATGGCAAAACCCGTAAGGCTTCCAAAACAACCGCCTATAGTGGTAATGGTCAAACCTACAATCAGGGGGCCAAAGTTGCCCCTGGGAGCTACGGTGTTTTTGGGGTCGCTTACGGCAAAAATGACCATCAACAGCATGGCAGTAATAAACATCTCCACCAGGAACGCTTCAAGGTTGTTCAAATAGGAAGCGGGATAGGTGGAAAAGATGCCGGCAGTTTTGACGCTGGCCAGCGAGCCTCTTACGACGTGCTGGGTTGCTTCCCATTGGGCAAAGCCATTGCGGAACAGCAAGTAACTTGCAGCAGCACCGGTAAAACAACCGGCAACTTGAACTAAAGAATAGGGCAATACCTTATTCCAGGGAAATCCCCGGAAGGCTGCCAGGGCAATGGTCACCGCCGGGTTGATGTGCGTGCCGGAAACTCCACCGGTGATATAAATAGCAATGGTCACCGCCATACCCCAGAGGATGGATATTTCCCACAGTCCCAGCTGGGCACCGTTTAACACCAGGGTGGCCACGCTGGATGCTCCGAAAAAGATCAGGATAAAGGAGCCGATATACTCTGCAATCAGTTCCCCAGCGTAAAGCTTTTTAGTGCTCACAATTTTCCTCCTCCTTATTCTCCCATATTCCCCTTATTAACGCGGTCACGATAGATTCATAAGCGGAATCCTAATTATTCACCCCCCCTCCTGCAGCCAAATAAAAAAGGGGTGACCCATGAACAGTACTGTAGCTGCTCACAACAGGCCACCTCTCCTTATCTCCCGGCCACGTCATCAAGCAAAAAACCCCTTAAGCAAAGCCAGTTGGACATGAACAAACATGAACACACGGCTCTGCCAGCAGGGGTTTTCTCCTCGACTCCTACCAATATCAAGTTATCTTGATTTTGACTATTCTACAAAAGTTCAAACTTTCCTCCTCTTCGAAAGAAAATTTAATTAAGCGATATATTCCACAACTTCCTCAAACTGGTACTTATGGCCATAATCCCTTTCGATAGGGCTTCCCTTACATCCTCCTCAGTTTTCAAAAGTCCTCCGGCCATAACAGGAACTCCCAGAGCATTTTTTAACTCTTCAACTACATACGCAGGTACCGTGGCCGGCAATATTTCCACTGCGTGGGGAGTAACATTTTGGGCCACCTTAATGGCAGTTTTAAGCGACTCGGAATCAACCATAAAAAACCTCTGAACGGCCAGCATACCTTCATCCAGAGCACATTTTACCAGGTTCGACTTGGTAGTAATAATCCCGTCGAGATTCATCCGGGCTAACAAGTGCACCCCCGCACGGTCTTTGCCAATTCCCTCAAGAAGATCCAGGTGTACCAGAAAAGTCTTCCCGGCAGCCCTGGCCTTTTTGATCATGCCGGACAAATAATTTATATCTCCACCCAGGATAATTATCGTTTCAATATTAGGATGATACAGGGCTTCCGGAAGATCATCCATCCTCCGAATGGCAGCGACCACCCTCTTGTTGCCGAACAATTTACAACTTTTCTCCATAGGCACCCCTCCATAATCAAAAGCGCCAACGTATCGCTCAAAATTCACATTCACACGTGTATAGCCCCGTTATTGGACGGCACCCGGCACCGTCCAACCGGGATCGCCATGTCGAAAAACGCCTGTGGAAAAGTCTCCTGTGGATGAAAAAGCTGTGGATAATGTGGATAAGCCTGTTAATAACCAGCCGGATAACCCTTTCGGATTTGGATAAACTGTTGGTAAACGTAAATTTTGTCACATTGGGTTACATTTATGCATCCCCTGGCGGGCCTGCTGTCGAATTCCGCAAACAAAAAGGGGCAGCCACGGTGACCACGTAGACCCCCGCCGCACCCGCCGCAAGAAGGGTACTGGTACATTCCCGGACGGTCGAGCCGGTGGTGATAACATCATCCACCAGGAGCACCACCCGCCCCGGCAGCAGAACATCCGCCGCAACAGCAAAGCAGCCTGACAGATTGCTTAAACGGTTTGCGCGGGACAGCCCGGTCTGGGGAGGAGTTTCCCGCACCTTGCGCAGGGCCGGCACAAGGGACCAGCCCAGCGTCAGGGACAGCTCCCGGGCCAGCAATTCGGCCTGATTAAACCCCCGGGCCTGTAAGCGTTTCCGGGAAAGGGGCACCGGTACCACAAGGGGAAGCGTTCCAGGAGGAACCAATTCCCGGGCCACCGCAGCCAGCAGATGTCCCAGGGGGCGTGCCAGTCCCCGCTCCCGGCGAAACTTCAGGCGCAGGACAGCTTCCTTCAACACGCCTTCGTAGGGACCGACGGCCCGGGCTGCGTTAAAGGGAGGGCGCTCGACCCCACACCGGGGGCAGGGCGGGTGCGGGAAAGGAGCACCGCCCCGGCCGGTGGACCGGGAAGTTGTAACAAGAGCCCCACCGCCAGACCCTCCAGGTTCCTCACCAGGGGTGCCGGTTCTTTTTCCTGACGGCATCCGAAAGCAGCCGCAAATAGTACAGCCAACCGGCATTCTGTTGTCCAGAAACATCTCCCGGCACCTGGAACAAAGCTCTCCATCTTCCGCCGCGGCACCACAGAGGGGGCACCCCCGGGACGGGGGAAATAGCAAATCCAGAAAATCGCTCCACAGTTCCCGCAAGGGGTTTAAAAGACGGCGCACCCCGATCAGCTCCCACTTCCCACTTCTCACCTCCCACTTCTCACTACCGCGGCAGTTCGGCTAACTGCTCGTACAACACCACGCGATCTTTGCCTGCTTTTTTGGCCCCGTAAAGTGCCTGGTCGGCCCGTTGCACCAGCGTGGTTACATCCACCGCATCCCGGGGGCAGGCCGCTACCCCCAGGCTGATCCGCACCTGCCGGGGCATGCCCTCTACCGCAAAATGATGTTCCCGCACCAGCCGCCTCAGCTCCCCGGCCAGGGCACCGGCCCGGGCGGCATCACAGCCGGGCAGGAGGATGGCAAATTCTTCCCCACCGTACCGGCAAACCACCCCCGCCTCACCCACGGCATCCCGCAGGAGCCTGGCCAGTTCCACCAGCACTGCATCCCCGGCCACGTGCCCGAAGCGGTCGTTGATCAGCTTGAAATTATCCACATCCAGCATGATCAGCGCCAGGGGCAGACCGGCATCCCGGGTGCGCCGGTACTCGACATCGGCCCGGTAAGTGAAATAACGGTGATTGTAAATGCCCGTCAGGCCGTCGGTATTGGCGCTTTCCGCCAGACGCTTCATTAAAATGGTGTTGGCAATGGCCACCGCCACCTGGCCGCAAATGACGGAGATGGTGTGCAGGTGGTTTTCATTAAAGGCAAAGGGGCGTTTATCCCCGATGACCAGAGCACCCACCGTCCTTGTGTCGGCCAAAAGGGGAATAACCATTAAAGAACGCAGCACCTGGAACAATCCCGGTTCCTGCCGAACCCGGGGATCTTCCCGCACATCGTGAATAATTTCCGGCTCACCGTTTTCTATGACCCAGCCGATAAAACCCTCCCCCGAAAAAACCACGCTCTTACATAATTTTTCCCTGAAAGGACCGGCAGCCGCCCGGGCCTTAAAATACCGCTTTTCCTCAGACCACAGGTAAATTACCCCGCTGTGATAAGATACCACCCGGCGGGTCTCCTTGAGCACCAGATCCAGTATTTCCTGCACATCAAGCCTCTGGCTCAATCCCCGGGCCACATGGTAGAGGGCCAGCAATTCCCTGTTGGTCAGCTCCATATGCACGTACAACCGCAAGACAAACTGTACCACCAGAACGGGCAGGAAAAGGAGAACAACACCGGACAACCCTGCTTCGCGGTATAAAAAGGCCATGAGCAACCCTATGGGGATGCTGAACAGGCAGGTAAACCCGTCCCAGCGCAGGGCATCCCACCAGGAAAGCAGGGGGTAAAGGGATCTCCTGGGGGCAACGTACAAAGAGACCAGCAGGTGATTCACCAGAAAGTAGGTCCCCGAAAAGGCAAGGAGGCCGGCGGCCAGTTCCACCGTAAGCCGGTTGCCGGCCGCACCGGCAACCCGGAGAAAAACGTAGTTTCCGGCCATCACCGCCAGCACATGCTGGGCGGCATTGAAAAAAACGGTCCGCAGGGGATTGCCCCGGGGCAAAAACCCCTGGCTGATCAGGGTGGCCAGGGCCCCGGTCCAGGCAGCTGCCGGCGCATCGAAAAGGATAAAGGTAGCCAGAACCAGAGCAAAACCCCCCGACAGCTGGCCGTGGGGAAAGTTGACCGCCAGCCACTCGGCGGCCACCCCCAGGACGATGAAAGCCAGAAAATGCCTGCCGTAATCCAGGTCCAGAAAAGAAAAAAGGCGCGCCAGGCCCCACGCACCCAGGCCGATGACCAGCCAGGTGTAGGCAACGTGGGTAATGCGACGCATGCCCTTCAAAATTCCTCACCTCAAGGGTTTATTTCGACAAAAAGGATCGATTACCTCCTTATCGTTCTTCAGGCCGCCAGGCCCATCTGCCGCAGAACGGGTGTGCGTAAAAGGCTCCGGCCCTGCAACCCCCGGGCATCGTAATACCAGGTGGGTCTTTTCCCACCAACCAGGCCGTTCCGGGGCTCTCCCGGCAGGCGCACCAGCATGGCCGAAAGGGCTGTCTTTTCCTCACCGCTGGTTTCCCTCGCCCGCAGGGCGCTGAAGCCCAGTCTGCGGCCAAGGATGCGGGCAATGTCAAAGGTATCGTCGCAACTGTGCTCATCCACCACCACGGCCATTTCCACCCGGGGCAACAAAAGTTCACACCCAAGGGCCAGACGGCGCAAAAAACCTTCGCAGGCCTGATCCTGGTTGCTCAGGAGCAACACCAGTTTTCCCCGGCTCTGCCCGGCATAACGGCGGTAAACCAGAACCAGACGGCACACCTTCACCACTACCAGAACGAGCCACACCAGCCAGAGCGCCAGGAGAAACTGCACCAGCAAGTCAATCACCCCCGTATTCGCCCCTGCTCCACCATATGCAGGACCGCGAACGGGGGTGAAAGGATTACCCGGCGTTTTAAATGTCAATATTCAGTGAACCCGGTTAGATGCGGCGCTGTCCCCGCTCACTCCGGTGCTCCGCGCCGACAGCACCGCGGCTCGCTTCGGGCCGGCTCTGGCTCTCTGCGGATTGCCCGCCACTAATCATTCTTCGTTGTTACCCCTTGAAACAATATGTCTTAAAAGGTCATCTTCCGGATAGTTCATCATGCGTCCTCGAGAGCCGAGCCGGCAACCTCGCTTCACCGGGTGCTGTTACCGGCGCTTCGCAAGTCGTTCGCTCCGGACAGCGCCGCATCCTCTTCATAACGGTTTTACTGAATACTTTTAAATTGCTTAACTCAATGTCTATGTGTCTGGTCTCCTACGCTCCCGCTTCCTTGCGCAAGATCTCGGCCTTGTCGGTGCGCTCCCAGGGGAGGTCGATGTCGGTGCGGCCGAAGTGGCCGTAGGCGGCAGTACGGCGGTAGATGGGCCGGCGCAAATCCAGAGCTTTGATGATTCCGGCCGGGCGCAGGTCAAAATGTTCCCGGATCAGTTTGACCAGAAGGTCATCACCGACCCTGCCGGTACCGAAGGTATCCACCATTATGGACACCGGACGGGCCACACCGATGGCGTAGGCCAGCTGCACCTCGCACTTATCGGCCAGCCCGGCGGCTACGATGTTCTTGGCCACATAGCGGGCGGCATAGCTGGCGGAACGGTCCACCTTGGTGGGGTCCTTTCCGGAAAAGCATCCGCCGCCATGCCGGGCCATACCGCCGTAGGTATCCACAATAATTTTGCGCCCGGTCAGACCAGTATCCCCCTGGGGACCGCCAATGACAAAACGGCCGGTGGGGTTAATGAAGTAACGGGTGGTGGAGTTGAGCAGTTCCGGCGGTATGATCGGCCTGACAACCTTTTCGATCAGGTCTTCCCGGATCTGGTCCAGGGGCACACGGGGATGATGCTGGGCCGAAATGACCACCGTATCAATGCGCACCGGCCGGTCGTCTTCATATTCCACCGTCACCTGCACCTTGCCGTCCGGGCGCAGGTAGGGCAGTTCCCGGGTCTTCCTGACCGTGGCCAGCCGGCGGGCCAGCCGGTGGGCCAGGGCAATGGGAAGGGGCATGAACTCTTTTGTTTCATTGGTGGCAAAGCCAAACATCATGCCCTGGTCCCCCGCACCAATGGCTTCAATTTCCGAATCGGTCATCTCCCCGGAGCGGGCCTCCAGGGCCCTATCCACGCCCATGGCAATATCCGGCGATTGCTCGTCAATGGAAGTGACCACCGCACAGGTGTCGCAGTCAAAGCCGTATTTGGCCCGGGTATAGCCAATCTCCCGCACCGTTTCCCGGGCAATGCGGGGGATGTCTACATAACATTTGGTGGTAATCTCGCCGGCCACGAGAATCAAACCGGTGGTGACCAGCGTTTCGCAGGCCACCCGGGCGTCCGGGTCCCGGGCAATAATCTCATCCAGAATGGCATCGGAAATCTGATCGGCCACCTTATCCGGGTGGCCTTCGGTAACTGATTCTGAAGTAAACAGCCTCCTGGCCATGACAACCCACCTCCATGTCCTGCGGGCAAAAACTGCCACGACTATTCTAGCAAATAGCCCGAATAGTGTCAAATTAAATCAACATCAATCTTGAAAATCGGCAACAGCACGGGCCAACCATATTCTGGCATACAGCAAGTACCAAAAATAGAACTGCTCCAAAATTAGACATGAACTGACAAATTCTGGCCTTGACGGTACCCCCTGCCCGGGGTATAATAAAACCACAAGACGAACACGTGTTCGGTCAAAGCTCAAGGAGGTGTTTCAAGTTATGGCAGTGAGCAGGGTTCCCAGCACCACGGTCCTGCGGCTGGTGCTGCAAACCGGCGTTGATGGGGAGGGCAACCCGGTCTACCGCAACAAAAACCTGAACAACGTGCGCCCCGATGCCGCCGACCAGGATCTCTTTGATGTAGCCCAGGCCCTGGCCGGCCTGCAGGAATACCCCCTGGCCGGCGTGAACCGGATTGACAGCGCCCGCCTGGTACAGGTGTAATGATTGGCGCATAGGGAGGCGGGGCCGGTTTGGATACAGGCCCCGCCTGTTGATCCCCCCTGTCGATTAGAAAGCAGGTTCCCCTGGCACGGCTAAAAGCCGGCCCAAACGTAAATATTCAGTAAAACCGTTATGAAGAGGATGCGGCGCTGTCTGGAGCGAACGACTTGCGAAGCGCCGGTAACAGCACCCGGTGAAGCGAGGCTGCCGGCTCGGCTCTCGAGGACGCATGATGAACTACCCGGAAGAAGACCTTTTAAGACATACTGTTTCAAGAGGTAACAACGAAGAATGATTAGTAGCGGGCAATCCGCAGAGAGCCAGAGCCGGCCCGAAGCGAGTATGGCAGCGGCAGCGATTGTTTTAGGTAAGGCAAGCTTTTTCCGATGCCGCTGCGGCGAGAATTGTTTGCTTATGCGATAGATACTTTTTCTGTCGGCGCGGAGCACCGGAGTGAGCGGGGGACAGCGCCACATCTAACCAGGTTCACTGAATATTTACGCCAAAACAACAAGGAGGTGCATTTTTATGGCTGTCACCACCACCCAGACCCTGCGCATGGTTTTTAAAAATCAAAGCGGCTCCAACTTCACCATCAGCCTGGACAACCCCCGGGATAACGTTACCGCCGCCGAAATTGAAGCCGTAATGGACCTGATCATCAGCAGGAACGTCTTTCTCACCGGCGGCGGCGCCCTGGTATCCAAGCAGGATGTGCAGATCGTCGACCGCACCACCAACGACCTGTACGACCCGGCCTAAACCATCCCCTTCAACATCCCGGCCCCCGGCAACACTGCCGGGGGCCGGCCTCCCCGAGCCACAAACTTTGGAAGACGTAAGAAGGGATTCCAAGGTTGGTATTCGGCTTTAGCCGAATGCCTTCTTAATCCCACTTCTCACCTCTCACTTCTCACTTCTCATATCCGGAGGTGCTGCCTTGTGGAAACCATTTTGCAGGCAGTAGGCAACCTGGGTTTTCCCATTGTGGTCACCGCCTATCTGCTGGTGCGTATTGAAACCAAGCTGGAGAACCTGGCCGCCAGCATCGCCGGGCTTGCCCAGGCGGTGAACGCCCTGCGGAAGTAGCAACCCCGGCCGGAAAACTAGAACCACTCACTTTTACCGCCAGCACTTCGCAATTAAGATTCCACCCCGTACAGATCAAAGCCAAACTGAATGAAATGGCGATCAAAAGCAAAAGCACTGCTTATTCCCAGGCGTTCCATGACCGCAAAGGTGGTAGCGTCGGTAAAAGAAAAAGATTTATCAGAATAGGTAAAGATAATTTCTCTGGCCCTATTTTCATCCTCTTCATTAACCCGTTCCACCGGCCAGCACAATCCTTTCAACCAGGCCCGGGCTATTTCCGGGCTTAACCTGCTGACAAGCAGCGCATGACATTCAGCAACAATAAAATTTGTAATTACCACCGCTACACTTTTTGTGCTCAGTTCTTTCAAAATGGAAACGGCCTGCTGGTGCATGTTGTCCGACCTGTCAAGCAGGGCGTATATGGCGCTTGTATCCACCATTATTCTTTCCACCGCTTAATTTCTCCTTCGGCAAGATAGGAATCGTGGTTTACGGAAATATCCTTTTCCCCGCTTTCCCCCACGCCAACGAGCCGCCAGATGGGGTCTTCGGCACTCAATGGCCGGACCGGTTCAATCTTTTTCATGCGTATCTCATTGTCCTCCAGATAGACCTGCAGGTAATCACCTTCGCGAATATTTAGCTTTTTTCTGATCGAGACTGGAATTGTCAACTGCCCTTTGGCGGTAACACGCATTACTTCACAACTCATAATAGAATTCCCCCATTGTGGTTTGATTTTCTTACTATAAGTATACCACAGTTTCGTGCCGGAATTAAGCAAAGCCGGGCTAAAGATTGCCCGGCTTGCCTCCCATAATGCTTATATTAGCAACCAGCTTGCGCCACTTGCTGTTAGCTTCCTTATAGGTTTGCCTTCCATAATGCTTATATTAGCAGCCCTCCTACAGCCCCAGCATGCTCCGCGCGGCCTGCTGGAGACGGCGCAGTTCATCTTCAGTATTGGCCTCCACGTAAATACGGAAAAGGGGTTCTGTGCCCGAAGCCCGCACCAGCACCCAGGCGCTGTTTTCCAGCACCAGCTTGATCCCATCCACGGCGATGCGCCGCTCCACCTTCAAGCCGCCAATTTCCGGAGGATAAAGGTCCTTTAACACACCCAGGACCCTTTTCTTTTCTTCCGCCGACGTATGAATGTCCAGCCGCTCGCTGTACAGGCGGCCAAAACGGGACCAAACCTCGTAGGCCAGGCCGGTCAGGCTTTTGCCGTGGGCGGCCACCATTTCCGCCGCCAGAAGCCCGGCCAGGATGCCGTCTTTTTCCGGAATGTGCCCGCGAATGGACAACCCGCCGCTTTCTTCCCCCCCTAAAAGACAGTTCTTCTCCAGCAGGTGCTGGCCGATGTACTTGAAGCCAACGGGTGTCTCGTAAACTTCTTGATTAAAAGCACGGGCCAGGCGGTCCAGCAAATGGGTGGTGGCCACGGTGCGGGCCACCGGCCCCCGTTCACCCCGGGTCTGGAGCAGGTGGTAGTACAGCAGGGGCAGGAACAGGTTGGGTGCGATATAGGTGCCGTCCCGGTCGATGATGCCGAAGCGGTCGGCATCACCGTCCAGGGCCAGGCCCAGATGGGCCTCACGCTCCAGGACCAGGGAGCGCAGCTCTCCCAGGGACTTACCGGTCGGCTCGGGGAGACTGCCGCCGAAAAGGGGATCCCGCCGGTTATGAATTGCTTCCACCTCGATCCCCTCACCGGCCAGAATATCTTCCAGGTAACCGATACCCGCCCCGTACATGGGATCCACGATAATCCTTAAACGGGCCTTTCTAATGGCGTCAAGATCAATGAGCTTTGTGATGTGCTGGAAGTAAGCAGGCCGGGGGTCGATCTTTTGAGCAGCATCCCCGGAAGGTTCAGCCGGCCCGCCTTCGTGTTCCCCGGTTGCCTGCAGGCGGTGAATATTATCTTCAATCTCCCGGGTAATGTGGGGCAGGGCCGGCCCGGCATATTCCGGGATAAACTTAAAACCGTTATATTCGGGCGGGTTGTGACTGGCCGTCAGCATTACGGCCCCCCCGGCCCGGTGTTCCTTGATGGCAAAGGCGGTAACGGGGG
Coding sequences within it:
- a CDS encoding ComF family protein, yielding MRSGKWELIGVRRLLNPLRELWSDFLDLLFPPSRGCPLCGAAAEDGELCSRCREMFLDNRMPVGCTICGCFRMPSGKRTGTPGEEPGGSGGGALVTTSRSTGRGGAPFPHPPCPRCGVERPPFNAARAVGPYEGVLKEAVLRLKFRRERGLARPLGHLLAAVARELVPPGTLPLVVPVPLSRKRLQARGFNQAELLARELSLTLGWSLVPALRKVRETPPQTGLSRANRLSNLSGCFAVAADVLLPGRVVLLVDDVITTGSTVRECTSTLLAAGAAGVYVVTVAAPFCLRNSTAGPPGDA
- a CDS encoding GGDEF domain-containing protein, translated to MRRITHVAYTWLVIGLGAWGLARLFSFLDLDYGRHFLAFIVLGVAAEWLAVNFPHGQLSGGFALVLATFILFDAPAAAWTGALATLISQGFLPRGNPLRTVFFNAAQHVLAVMAGNYVFLRVAGAAGNRLTVELAAGLLAFSGTYFLVNHLLVSLYVAPRRSLYPLLSWWDALRWDGFTCLFSIPIGLLMAFLYREAGLSGVVLLFLPVLVVQFVLRLYVHMELTNRELLALYHVARGLSQRLDVQEILDLVLKETRRVVSYHSGVIYLWSEEKRYFKARAAAGPFREKLCKSVVFSGEGFIGWVIENGEPEIIHDVREDPRVRQEPGLFQVLRSLMVIPLLADTRTVGALVIGDKRPFAFNENHLHTISVICGQVAVAIANTILMKRLAESANTDGLTGIYNHRYFTYRADVEYRRTRDAGLPLALIMLDVDNFKLINDRFGHVAGDAVLVELARLLRDAVGEAGVVCRYGGEEFAILLPGCDAARAGALAGELRRLVREHHFAVEGMPRQVRISLGVAACPRDAVDVTTLVQRADQALYGAKKAGKDRVVLYEQLAELPR
- a CDS encoding type II toxin-antitoxin system VapC family toxin, which encodes MERIMVDTSAIYALLDRSDNMHQQAVSILKELSTKSVAVVITNFIVAECHALLVSRLSPEIARAWLKGLCWPVERVNEEDENRAREIIFTYSDKSFSFTDATTFAVMERLGISSAFAFDRHFIQFGFDLYGVES
- the glpK gene encoding glycerol kinase GlpK, coding for MQKKYVLALDQGTTSCRAILFDKYNNIRGVAQKEFTQYYPKPGWVEHDAQEIWSTQYGVIAELVAKTNINPEEIAAIGITNQRETTVVWDKNTGQPIYNAIVWQCRRTAGICDELKARGLDAEIRYRTGLVIDAYFSGTKVKWILDNVPGAREKAGRGELLFGTMDTWLIWKLTGGRVHVTDYSNASRTLMYNIRDLCWDEEILKELGIPVSMLPEVKPSSCVYGVTDPDQFLGYSIPIAGVAGDQQAALFGQACFEPGMAKNTYGTGCFMLMNTGADLFESKNGLLTTIAWGLDGKVEYALEGSIFIAGAAIQWLRDGLRVIESAADSEYFAGKVEDTGGVYLVPAFVGLGAPYWDMKARGIIVGLTRGTTKAHIIRATLDSLAYQTRDVLEAMEVDSGIKLQALKVDGGAVANNLLMQFQADILGVPVERPAVIETTARGAANLAGLAVGFWSGKEELAAGYQLDRRFEPAMSEEQRERLYRGWKLAVTRAMDWAESEQ
- a CDS encoding AbrB/MazE/SpoVT family DNA-binding domain-containing protein; this translates as MSCEVMRVTAKGQLTIPVSIRKKLNIREGDYLQVYLEDNEIRMKKIEPVRPLSAEDPIWRLVGVGESGEKDISVNHDSYLAEGEIKRWKE
- a CDS encoding glycerol-3-phosphate responsive antiterminator — translated: MEKSCKLFGNKRVVAAIRRMDDLPEALYHPNIETIIILGGDINYLSGMIKKARAAGKTFLVHLDLLEGIGKDRAGVHLLARMNLDGIITTKSNLVKCALDEGMLAVQRFFMVDSESLKTAIKVAQNVTPHAVEILPATVPAYVVEELKNALGVPVMAGGLLKTEEDVREALSKGIMAISTSLRKLWNISLN
- a CDS encoding DUF2922 domain-containing protein is translated as MAVTTTQTLRMVFKNQSGSNFTISLDNPRDNVTAAEIEAVMDLIISRNVFLTGGGALVSKQDVQIVDRTTNDLYDPA
- the metK gene encoding methionine adenosyltransferase encodes the protein MARRLFTSESVTEGHPDKVADQISDAILDEIIARDPDARVACETLVTTGLILVAGEITTKCYVDIPRIARETVREIGYTRAKYGFDCDTCAVVTSIDEQSPDIAMGVDRALEARSGEMTDSEIEAIGAGDQGMMFGFATNETKEFMPLPIALAHRLARRLATVRKTRELPYLRPDGKVQVTVEYEDDRPVRIDTVVISAQHHPRVPLDQIREDLIEKVVRPIIPPELLNSTTRYFINPTGRFVIGGPQGDTGLTGRKIIVDTYGGMARHGGGCFSGKDPTKVDRSASYAARYVAKNIVAAGLADKCEVQLAYAIGVARPVSIMVDTFGTGRVGDDLLVKLIREHFDLRPAGIIKALDLRRPIYRRTAAYGHFGRTDIDLPWERTDKAEILRKEAGA
- a CDS encoding YvrJ family protein, whose product is METILQAVGNLGFPIVVTAYLLVRIETKLENLAASIAGLAQAVNALRK
- a CDS encoding DUF1659 domain-containing protein, whose translation is MAVSRVPSTTVLRLVLQTGVDGEGNPVYRNKNLNNVRPDAADQDLFDVAQALAGLQEYPLAGVNRIDSARLVQV
- a CDS encoding MIP/aquaporin family protein, with the translated sequence MSTKKLYAGELIAEYIGSFILIFFGASSVATLVLNGAQLGLWEISILWGMAVTIAIYITGGVSGTHINPAVTIALAAFRGFPWNKVLPYSLVQVAGCFTGAAASYLLFRNGFAQWEATQHVVRGSLASVKTAGIFSTYPASYLNNLEAFLVEMFITAMLLMVIFAVSDPKNTVAPRGNFGPLIVGLTITTIGGCFGSLTGFAMNPARDFGPKLFAFLAGWGNVALPAPGNYFWVPILGPIAGALAGGFVYEKFIAPYLALKASSLEIQEEVVEEENAVA